ACGGCTGGACTGGTCAAGACAGTTTCCCTTCGAAGCTTGGCCGGTTGACGTCTCCGACAACGGCCGAGCTCCCTTTTGGGATCCATCAGACCAGCAGCCGAGCCCTCATTTCAGCGCCAGCAGCAGCAGCGCGATGGCGATCACCCAGAGGGCCGCATTGCCCCAGAAGGCGCGGCGGGCTTCGGCGGCGCCGATGCCCTCCAGCGTCTCGGGGGAGAGGTGGAGGCCGTTGCGGGTTGCTTCGTCGAGCTGGCTCACCACGCGGCCGGCGCGGGTGAGCAGGACCGGCGCGTCGAGGACGAAGCGGCCCACCTCGCCGATGCCGGAGCCCGCCTGCTGGAGGCGACCGACAGGGCCGAGGTTCTGGGCGATCCAGTCCTCCACCACCGGGGCGGCGGTGGTCCACATGTTGAGCTGCGGATCAAGGCCGCGCGCCACGCCCTCCACCACCACCATGGTCTTCTGCAGCAGCAGCAGTTCGGGCCGGGTCTTCATGTCGAAGAGGCCGGTCACTTCCAGCAGCAGCGAGAGCAGCCGGGCCATGGAAATCTGGTCGGCGCTGCGGGAATGGATCGGCTCGCCGATGGCGCGGATGGCGAGGGCAAAGTCCTCCACCGAATGGTGGGAGGGCACATAGCCCGCCTCGAAATGCACTTCCGCCGTGCGCCGCCAGTTGCGGGTGATGAAGCCGTAGAGGATTTCGGCGAGGAAGCGCCGCTCCTTGAGGCCGAGGCGGCCCATGATGCCGCAGTCCACCACCACGAGACGGCCTTCCGCATCCACGAACAGATTGCCGGGGTGCATGTCGGCATGGAAGAAGCCGTCGCGCATGGCCTGCCGCAGGAAGGACTGCATGACGATGCGGGCGAGGTTCTGGAGATCGTGCCCCGCCGCCTCAAGCCCGGCACGGTCGGAGAGCTTGATGCCGTCGATCCACTCGGTGGTCAGCACCTCGCGGGCGGAACGGTCCCAGTCCACTGCCGGCACGTGGACGTCCGGATCGTCCTTCACATTCTCGGCCAGCTCCGCATAGGCCGCGGCCTCGAGGCGCAGGTCCATCTCCATGGTGACGGATCGGCCGAGCGTATCCACCACCGTGGTGAGCCGCAGGCGCCGGGCCTCGGCGGAGATCTTCTCGGCGAAAGCGGCGATGCGACGGAAGGTGGCGACGTCGGCGGAGAAGCGCCGCTCGATGCCGGGGCGCAGGATCTTCACCGCCACGGTGCGGCGGGTGCCGTCGCGCTCCACCACCACCGCCTTGTGCACCTCGGCGATGGAGGCGGCGGCCACGGGCGGGCCGAATTCCGCATAGACCTCGGAGAGCGGCCGCTCGAAGGCGTCCACCACCGTCTGCTCCGCCACCGTCTGCCCGAAGGCGGGCATGCGGTCCTGCAGAACCTCCAGGTCGCGGGCGACGGACGCGCCCACCACGTCCGGCCGGGTGGCGAGGAACTGGCCGAGCTTCACATAGGAGGGGCCGAGGCGGCTCAGCGCGGCGGAGAGGCGCGCCGCCCGCGTGCCGGCATCGGGGCGGGCGATGAGGCGCGCAAGGCGCAGGCCGGGCCGTGCGAGCGGCGGCACCATGGCCGGGCTCACGAGGCTCAGCACGCCCTCGCGGGCAAGCACATAGCCGGCGCGCGCGAGGCGCGCGGCGTCGATGAGAACGAGAATCACGCCGGTCCCTTTCCGCGATGGCCGCGCACGGCCATCAGATGCGGTAACCCGAATGGAGGCAGACAATACCGCCGGTGAGCGGGGTCGCGGTCACCCGCGCGAAGCCCGCCGTGCGCATCATCTGCGCGAAGACGTCCGGCGCGGGGAAGCGGCGGATGGATTCCACCAGATACTGATAGGGCTCGCCATCGCCCGCGACCCGCTTGCCCAGTTCCGGGATCACCCGGAAGGAATAGAATTCGTAGATCTTGTCGAGCAGCGGCACGTCGACCTTGGAGAATTCCAGCACCAGCGCCTGCCCGCCCGGCTTCAGAACCCGCCGCATCTCGGAGAGGGCAAGCGGAATGCGCGGCACGTTGCGGATGCCAAACGCGATGGTCACGGCATCGAAGCTCGCATCCTCGAAGGGCAGTTCTTCCGCATTGGCCTCGCGGAAATCCACCTTGTCGGAGAGGCCGCGCTTCTCGGCGCGCTCGCGCCCCACCGCCAGCATCTCGGTGTTGATGTCCGCCACCACGGCCCGCGTACCGGTGCCGCCCGCCGTCACGGCGCGAAAGGACACATCCCCGGTGCCGCCAGCCAGATCCAGCAGGCGGAAGGGCCGGTCGCCCTGCGGCGGGCGGAGCTTCGAGATGAGGACATTCTTCCACGCCCGGTGCAGGCCGCCGGACATGAGGTCGTTCATGATGTCGTAGCGCTTGGCGACCTTGTGGAAGACGTCGTCCACCAGGGTCTGCTTCTCGCCCAAGGGCACGGTGCGGTAGCCGAAATGGGTTTCGGCCGCGTCGGTATCGGAGCGTTGCATGGTGCGTCCCGGCGGATCAGTTTCGGCGCGACCTTATCGGATCGCGTCGCGGGACGCCAAGCGGCGCAGTGCCCTATTGCAGCAGCACCAGCCCGCAGCCCCCGAGATTATAGACGACATGACACAGAAGGGAGGCGCCGATGCCGCCGCCGATCTGTCGGGCCAGCGCCAGCGCGACGACGGCAGGGAGCACGAGAAGGAAGCCACGAGGATCGCCAAGGCCGTGGGCAAGCAGGGCGGCGAGCCCGGTCGCCACCATCACCGCAGGCGGGCGCCACCAGCGGCTGAGTTCTTCCCAGATCCAGCCCCGGAAGAACAGCTCCTCCGCCAGCGGCACGATGACGATGAGGCTCAGGAGCAAGAGGAGTTCCGCCCCGCGCCAGTGCCAGCCGCCATCGAGCGCGGCGCCGAGCGCGAAATCCCCCAGAAGGCCGAACGCGCCCGAGGCCACCGGCTCGGTCATCACCGCGACGGCGAATGCGAGGCCGGCCAGGGCGACGACCGCCAGCGGCCGCCGGATGCGCAGCGGCCCCAGACCGCGCATCACGCGCCCCTCGCCGGTGACGCGGGCGAGCAGGACGCCGAGGAGGCCGAGCACAATGCCGTGAACGGGCAGCACGAGGACGCTGATCCACATGAGCAGGGCCTCTCGCGCGAACGGATCGACGGGCAGCGGCCCCTCCCCGCGGGCCGCCCGCACCATGCCGACCCCAACGGAGATGCCGCCGAAGGTGACAACGAGGGCCGCAACCGCAGCGAGGGCGAGAACCAGCAGCGCCCGGAAGGGACCGCGCCGCAGAAGCGGCGGGCGCGCCGCCGGCGCGGCGGTGGTGTGGAGGGTCATGTCCGCTCTCCGGCAGGCAATGGCGGTGACAGGCCGCGCAGGGCAAAAGGACGACACCGGTCCGGAAACGCCGATGCCGCAGGATGATGAACGGCTCTAAAAAATCAGACGCTTACTCGGTCAAAACCGCACGACGATCAGGCTCGACAGCACCCAAATCACGGCGGCCCAAACGTACACAAG
The Azorhizobium caulinodans ORS 571 genome window above contains:
- the ubiB gene encoding 2-polyprenylphenol 6-hydroxylase yields the protein MILVLIDAARLARAGYVLAREGVLSLVSPAMVPPLARPGLRLARLIARPDAGTRAARLSAALSRLGPSYVKLGQFLATRPDVVGASVARDLEVLQDRMPAFGQTVAEQTVVDAFERPLSEVYAEFGPPVAAASIAEVHKAVVVERDGTRRTVAVKILRPGIERRFSADVATFRRIAAFAEKISAEARRLRLTTVVDTLGRSVTMEMDLRLEAAAYAELAENVKDDPDVHVPAVDWDRSAREVLTTEWIDGIKLSDRAGLEAAGHDLQNLARIVMQSFLRQAMRDGFFHADMHPGNLFVDAEGRLVVVDCGIMGRLGLKERRFLAEILYGFITRNWRRTAEVHFEAGYVPSHHSVEDFALAIRAIGEPIHSRSADQISMARLLSLLLEVTGLFDMKTRPELLLLQKTMVVVEGVARGLDPQLNMWTTAAPVVEDWIAQNLGPVGRLQQAGSGIGEVGRFVLDAPVLLTRAGRVVSQLDEATRNGLHLSPETLEGIGAAEARRAFWGNAALWVIAIALLLLALK
- the ubiE gene encoding bifunctional demethylmenaquinone methyltransferase/2-methoxy-6-polyprenyl-1,4-benzoquinol methylase UbiE: MQRSDTDAAETHFGYRTVPLGEKQTLVDDVFHKVAKRYDIMNDLMSGGLHRAWKNVLISKLRPPQGDRPFRLLDLAGGTGDVSFRAVTAGGTGTRAVVADINTEMLAVGRERAEKRGLSDKVDFREANAEELPFEDASFDAVTIAFGIRNVPRIPLALSEMRRVLKPGGQALVLEFSKVDVPLLDKIYEFYSFRVIPELGKRVAGDGEPYQYLVESIRRFPAPDVFAQMMRTAGFARVTATPLTGGIVCLHSGYRI
- a CDS encoding CPBP family intramembrane glutamic endopeptidase, translating into MTLHTTAAPAARPPLLRRGPFRALLVLALAAVAALVVTFGGISVGVGMVRAARGEGPLPVDPFAREALLMWISVLVLPVHGIVLGLLGVLLARVTGEGRVMRGLGPLRIRRPLAVVALAGLAFAVAVMTEPVASGAFGLLGDFALGAALDGGWHWRGAELLLLLSLIVIVPLAEELFFRGWIWEELSRWWRPPAVMVATGLAALLAHGLGDPRGFLLVLPAVVALALARQIGGGIGASLLCHVVYNLGGCGLVLLQ